AAGGTCGTCGGCAACTTCTCCGCGCTCGACTACATGCGCCTCTCCACCATCTCCGCCGTCTCCGTCACCGTCGGCTACCTCTCCGGTACGTCCTCCTAGCCCCTGACCTCCTCCCCGTACGGCCGTCCTCTTTCGCTTCGCCCCCGGAGGCTCAAATCCGCGTTCTTGGGGGGTGCTCGCAGGGATCAAGCCGGGGATCCGCGGGCCGTCGATGGTGACGGGGGGCCTCATCGGGGTCCTCGGAGGGTTCATGTACGCCTACCAGAACTCCGCCGGACGCCTCATGGGGTTCTTCCCCAACGAATCCGAGGTCGCGCGCTACAAGTACAAGCTGTAGTGGTAGAAGGCATCATCATTTCTCCCCGTTTCTCTACCGCAAGTGTTACTTCTTTGCTTTTATCTTTCTCTAATCTCGTGTGAGCAATGTGTGGTCTTGGTGTAATAAATGGGGTGCCTTGCTGCACAGTAGTGAGGAATTCATGCTATGATTTTACTCGTTTTGTTATAATTTGGTCGCCATTTCGGTAAACTTCTGGAAATGGAGAACTGTTGTGTTAAAATAGATTTTTGTATCTTAGATTAAGTAGTGTGATTTTCTTTTGCTTCACGCTGGCTAGCTGTGGCTTAAGTTTGTCCAAAGAGGTGTCGAGAGAACTTTCTTTATCTATAGTTACCTGGTGTGAAACTGTTATGGCCTAGATGACTAGATGTGGTGTGAATATTAGTGCACATGCAGCTCTAGAGAATTTGGGAATATGAAGTTAGGTTGCAGGTTTAGGCAGCACTTGAGCACACATAGATTCATCAATGCTTACAAGCCCAAGTTTTGCTGCCTGGTAACTTGATCCACATAATGAGTTGATGATAattgtactcccttcattccaaaatacATAGCTTATTAGGTTTCGTTAGGACAAGCCGTTGGTCAATAATTACTCTAttcatatatatattttttgtgacATAAAAATTGATTTCATTAGATTCATATTCCAAATACTTATTTGTGGTTATGATTTTCTATCACAAAAGTTACATACATGAAAGTTAATTCAAAGACTTGTCTTGAGGaaacctaatatgcaaggtattttggaacagaggtaaTATTTGGCAAGTGTGCATCCATGAATTTTGAGTTAATATGAAATAAGGTCAATTATTCTTCTTACTTCCATTCACCATCATGCTAGGTTGGATAGGTATCATAGGAATGAATATATCTGATTGTTTGTGGAAAATATGCTAACCTCATATTAAAATGGATCCTGCTGTGAAATAGGGAATCCTTATGCTaaaattgaaaataaaataaaattgggcaACTGGTAGGAGCTCTGCCTTTCAATTAAGTAGAAGAAGAATTCACCAGTCAAAAGAAAAACTGGCTCTCGTTTAGGGATTGGGATCTTGTCTACCTGTAGTGGTAACTATGTTGGTCAGGCTGGCTTGTTGAGGTGAATGCTCCTCAAAAGATTGTTTGGATGATTCTTTCATATTTTTGTGGGGAATTACCTGGTGTTACATTACGGTCCATATGTTAGTTGCAATTTGTCAGTTTAATGCACATGCATCTCAAAAGAATCTTGGAAAGGGAGATACATGGCTGGTTTTAAGGAGCACCTGAGCACATAGGAAGTCCATTGAGGCTTACTAACCTCGGAAATTGATAAGTTATGGTGTGAAAAAAATGTGATCCGGCTGGCAATAGTTGTATCAACGAGTGTGCTTCCGTACATTTTTAGTTGGTAGGAGTATGAAATAGAGTGCTTATTCTTGCTCTTATTCACCTTCATAGCTTGATGCTCAATTGGAACCTAGTAATAAATTTTAAATTCCTGGCCACTACCTTGATATTTTTCAACATAATCATCTGTTGTTTGGTTGGAATCCACTAATGACATTAAAATTACAGGTCACTGCATTGGATGAGATTTTGGCCAACTTATCTATTTGAGTAGGAACGATTGATCCTACTGTAGAATTTGGAAGATGTGTTAAAATGAATTTTAGCCTGGTTTTGCATGCGGTGGTAGGCTGGTACGTAGTTTTATAGTCAAGATGTGGCCATGTGGGTGCCTGGGTGGTGCATCTATAAGGAACCTAGTAAAATGAAGACATATCTTAAGATTTAACGAGCACTGGAGTACACAGAAAGTTCATCTTTGCTTACTAACCTAGCAAACAACCTGAGCCACCTGGGGATAATGGTATTGTCAAGTGTCGTGTGTACATTTTTTGTTAATACCAGTTGGTTATTCTCTTGGATGTTCGCCTTGAGCAATATTTTTAGAAGCTGATCACTGTTTTTCAGATACAAACTGCAATTATAGAATTTAAGAATATATTTGATGACTGGTATAATTAATCACTTGTTGTTAACCATTTTCTAGTAAAAAAATTCAGGGTAGGCTTTGCAGCATCTAAAAGTTTCAACCATAATCGCGATGCGTATAGGTTTCCCCAGCAAGGTTATATGAGATTGTCCATCTGGGAATATTGTGAGAAGCCTGTTGTTGCAAAAGAAACAGCTTGGTATAGGATTGTGTTTTGATTGAACATTGTTGGTGACTTGGCGTTTGTTTCTGTGGTGTGCTTGCATTTGTTTCTTATATGGTGGAGAACTGACCTTATATTGGGCATGTGTATTCATGTCCATAGTATTCATATTTCATGCTCTTGAGATAGTATCAGACTGTATATTCGTTTCAAGCACATATGAGATTCATCCGCTGGAAGAGCTTGAGATTAAGCCGTTTATGCATATGAAGTAATTGCAATGCTCTTTCGGTTTATTTACCTTCCCGTGAATTCAGTCGCTAGGGACTGTATGGCTGGATGTGAAGTGAACAAAACTTTGAGGTTGCTTTATCTCGGTTGCTTAACCCCCACCTGATGGACATTGTTTTGCACTTCTTTATCCTTGTGTCTTATGTAATTATGCAAGTCAAATTCAGTTGTAGGAGTAGGAGTAGGTACATATTAGGCCAAAAACTGCGGCATTGTATCCGAGGGAAACACTTGGGTATCACTAATTGATTGTCTCTGCATTGTTCACTGGCTCTTACCCAAGCCCTGGAACAGGTAAACAAAATCCAGCTCTACCACGCCTGAAGGAAAACGCCGTAAAAATTCCTCGATCTTTTTATGGCTATACACACCTATCCGTTCATATGCAAGACATGGCAGTACATTAGGCAAGTTTGCACACTAATTTACAGATAACTACTCCTAGTTAGCCACAACGTGAGGATTCAATCTTCAACGGGGAAGAACCACGTCCGAAACCGCGGGCTATCCCGGCAGGGGCGCGGGCACCGACGACTCCGGCAGCAACGCCGTGATCGTCTTACGTCTCATGTCGAACACGCCGGAGTCCCCGAGCGAGCCATCACCGGGCTTCCTCCCAAGGTACTGGCGTCTCAGGAAATAGACACAATCTTCTCGAGCTCCATCGCCGGCGGGGGCAGACTTGGAGCACCGTGCACACACGAAGATCGCCCGGCCACCCAGGCCGTAGACCTTCTTCCACCGGCCGACGCGCGGCCTGCCGTCTCCCAGCTCCGCCTCGAACACGTCCAGCCGCTGAGTCCGCTCCATGCGCCTGTAACCACCCGGTCCGTCCGCCGCCGATCTCACGCGCCGCCTCGCCATGCTCTCCGGCGCGTCCCATCTCACCCATCGCCTCACCATCAGCAGCTTGCCGTCGGACTCGACCAGGTACAGCCGGGCCACGCTGTCGGGAAATCTTTTCTGAATCCTGTAGCGTATGTACCGAGAACTGTCGTGGGAGTCGTGTGCCCGACTGCCTTCGATCAGCGGGACGCCGCCTACCACGTCGGGCCTGGCTCCGGCCGGGGTCGGCTTGCGGGGGCTGCCATTGCCGAGCTCGAAGCCGAGGAGCTCCTCGGTGTGGGAGAGGCCGTAAGATCTTGCCGTGAAACAGAGCAATGTCGACGATGGAGAGCTCGCTCAGCACCAGGCAGGAGTTGACCTCGCCGCCCGGGCGGCGGGTCGAGACGATGACTCTGCAGTCGCTGGTCAGGACGGCGATGACGGGGAGCGCCGCCGAGGGCGCGGAGACCACCACCTTCTCGATGCTCCTCCTGTACATCCCGTCGTGGGGGTCGACCTTGTAGTACCGCAGGAGGGCGGCGAGCTCGGGGTGGGGGGTCATGGCGCCCGAGAAGGCGTCCATCAGGGAGCACCGGCCGTCGTGGTGCATGACGAAGAGCATGTTCTCGCCCGCGCTGTAGCAGCCGGCGGCGTCGTCCGGGAGGCGCACGCGGTGCGCGCAGCTGTTGGCCGCGTCTAGCAGGGTGCCGTCGCCGAAGAGGATCCAGGGGAGCTACACCGGGGGCGGCGGATGATGCCTGGCGCTCGAGCGCCACGCGCGGCAGACGGCGCGGAGGCGGACGCGGTCGACGAGGGACGGCAGACGGTGGAGGACGACGCCTAGGAGATCCGGCGGCAGGTCCGGCCACCCGGATCGGCACCGATTTTTGGGAGGCGCCATCTGGGGTGATCTAATGTCCCGGTAGGTAAGCACGATATATGCTTATATACGGTTGTGAATCCTAGACGGAGGAGTTGGGACTCGACTGGGCGTCTCCCGGATAATGGATCCGATCCGGCGAACTCAGTCCACCGAGAACTCGCCCAGCCCAACGACGCCGAGTAGTTTCCGAGCGCAACGACGAAGGCGAAGAAGCAAGGGTTGGGTACTACAACTACAGAAAACTAGCGTATACATAACGGTGACTGCATCTAAAACTAGCTCGAGACGGCACCAGGAAGCCGTGTTTACTTCCAGCAACCAAAGTCAATTGCGGGAGCTCCTATTCGATGCTCCTTGCGTGGAATAGTGGTTTTTTTTTGGGTACGTGGAATAGTACGTCTTTTTAGGGGTATATGTGAATTGTTTTTTTAACACGGACGCAAGCGCTcgtacatacgcgcatacactcaccccatgaacgcacacacgcacactctacccctatgagcacctccgagagactgagccggcatattatcttgaaatttacgaagtcaccgtagtcacctcgtcatcgacgggagcGTCTCCTCCCattgtagactcatcttttcttaATATGTGGCTATGTtatcacatgcctctctttctCCATTAATTACatgtcacatcatctattttgcctagataagtgtgatgttatcacctatgttactcccactgtggctagtctca
This region of Triticum aestivum cultivar Chinese Spring chromosome 2D, IWGSC CS RefSeq v2.1, whole genome shotgun sequence genomic DNA includes:
- the LOC123051958 gene encoding NADH-ubiquinone oxidoreductase 20.9 kDa subunit, with translation MNTDITASVKPEYPVVDRNPAFTKVVGNFSALDYMRLSTISAVSVTVGYLSGIKPGIRGPSMVTGGLIGVLGGFMYAYQNSAGRLMGFFPNESEVARYKYKL